The nucleotide window AATCCCCCAGAGATGGggactccagccctgccctttccatgaggaatgtccccaatgcccaccctgagctcccctgaggccgttccctctgctcctgtccctgttcccctcctggcaggagctgtgcagagccacaagggccccctgagcctcctttgctccaggctgagcccctgcccagctccctcagggattgtgcagccccttcccagctccctcagggattctgcagccccttcccagctctgttccctgccctggccacgCTCCAGCTCATGAGGGGCTGAAAACCCTCTCTGCCAGAGGCAAAGATCAGCTCCCTCCTGTCCATGGGGAGAACGAGGCACAAATCCCAGACTGACAAATCCCAGTCTCCTAGAGCTCAAGCATCAGCCCAGCACTGACAAAGCTGACTGACTTTTATGCACCTAAAATCAGACAATAGCAGGTGCTTTCCTTCATCACAAGGCAGGAAGATGTTCCTGAAACTCTCCAAAGGCAGGGTCCACATTCCCTGAAGTACTAACTCAGGTAATACACGTGCAGCAGTAGGTGACACAGAGACACCAGGGAGATGTGGATccagctgccaggctctgttTGCCCCCCATGGGAACCACTGTATTTCCCATCACAGGaccagatttggggttttttttccagcatttttttaGAATTTGGTTTGGATAACCCATTTTGGTTTATTCGAGATGCTTATGAAGTTGAAATACTTCCAATTGACTGCAGGTATCAGCAAGGTCAAGTGGACAAGAGCTTAAAATCCAGGGAGAAAAGGAACTCCAGTATTCTCACCTCAGCTGAAGGGATCACTGCTATGAGCTATCTGCCTTGCTGTGTGACAGCTAAAAGGGGATCTGATCCTCAGGGAATGCTGAGATTTAACACTGCCACTGACTGCAGCAAGAGCTCCAAgactccacagcagcaaaaaagaaatcaggcCACTTATTTTGGTGCCCAGCTTCCTCCATGAGCACTGGGAGACACTGCCCTACatcatccctgcagccaggtgggagcacagcactgcccctgcaggagcagggaaatccagggaaactgggaataaaccctggtgaggctgcaggtgccaggagaTGTCAGCCAGAGCCACAGAATGCAGGAGCACCCTCAGAGCAGTCAGAGCCCAGAGCACAACCAGGTCACCTCTAAGGAAAACTTACTCTTTATCCTCTTTCTTCACAGAGACAGCAATGTCTTTGATCTTGTTCACAGCCTGGCAAAAAGGCAACAGCTGGATTAATGATTTATGCTCCAACCTCtctctttttgtgttttatctTTTGTTCTCTGCACCAACGTCACTGAAGCTCCAAGTGTTTAATTATTCCACCCCTGCCAGTACAATAATTCCAAGGAATACACCAATAtctgaggagggggaggaggctcagagctgctctgctgcttctgtctTCAGCAGAGACCCTGGGAATCAAAGGGCTATTGAGAAGTGAACCTCCAAAAATCAGCTTAATGGGACCAACAGGCTCCAGGAAACACACAGGTTACTaagaagcagcagagaacaggaggagcaggggaatgGGAAATGAGTTTTGACATTTAttccttgggaaaaaacccaaaggaagAGAGAGCACTCCAGAGGTAGGGACTGCTAACagcaggcctggcacagcaggggcagtgctgctggcagggggcagcaggacatggctgCTGGCACTCCCCACGCTGTCACAGACacactttctgaaaaatcctttccttaggatttttcctcctgagaagctgagaagcctcaagaacaaaatgtaaacattgattatctgttgctgtggaatgcaacaggtgcatctgtgattggtctcatgtgcttgtttctaattaatggccaatcacagtcagctggcttggactctctgtctgagacacaaaccttcgttgtcattctttctttttcttagctaaccttctgatgaaatcctttcttctattctttcagtatagttttagtataatatatataataataaatcaagccttctgaaacatggagtcagatcctcatctcttccctcatcctgggacccatGGGATCGCCATCACACCCACACCCATTCCCCAgtgggctgtccctggcagggtgtccctgtccctggcagggtgtccctggccctggggcaggccctgctgtccccagggcaccgtgtccctgtgcctcaCCAGCTGCGTGGCCGTGCGGAAGGCACGGATGATGATCTGGGGATGGAGCCCCTCCTCCACGTAGGGCTTCACCTGCTTCAGGAactcagctgccagcagggtCACAGACGTGGTGCCATCAcccacctgcagggacaggggacactgtgTCACCCCCACACTGTGACATCCTCATGCTGTGCCACTTCCATGCTGTGTCACTCTCACACCGTGCCACCCCCACGCTGTGTCACcccctgagagcagctgcaAAACCACTCCAGAGCTTCCAGGGAAACCAGAGCTCAGGATTTTCCCTGCTCACAGATTTGTGGCTGAATTCCTCAGTGATTCAGAGTGGTCTGGGTGGtaagggacctcaaagcccatccagtgccaccacctgccatgggcagggacaccttctgccatcccaggtggctccaagccccgttcaacctgccctggggcactgccagggatccaggggcagccacagcaaatctgggaattccagcccagcccctgcccaccctcccagccagcaattccttgccaagatcccagcccaatctcccctttcccagtggcagccattccctggctcctgtccctgcaggccttgtccccagtccctctgcagttctcctggagccccttcagggactctgaggattccctgaatttttcccttctccaggggagcattcccagctctgccagcctggctccagagcaggcagaacaagccccagcactcccagagcAATTCCCAGAGCTGACactgagccagggcagcagtggcactggggctgctccctgttcacccccaggcacaggcaggctCCCCTCCCACCTCGGCATCCTGGGATTTGGCAATGTCCACCAAGGTCTTGGCGGCCGGGTGCACGACGTCCAGCAGCTTCAGGATGGTGGCCCCGTCGTTGGAGATGGTGGCTTTGCCTGGGGGTCATGGAGAAATGGAAGTTAAAGGCAGCTTTATACCAACAGGGGCAAGCCCTGTCTCTGGGGGCTCTCAGGAGATCCCAGCAGGTTCCTCTGCTCCACCAGAACTGAGTCCTGTCAGCCCATTTCTGGAGCAGGTTCAGTGAAGTCAGTCTGAGCACAGAACAACTTTCCACACCAACAAAGGTTTGGAATTCACTTCCCTTTTCTCAAAGGCCTCCCCAGACAGATAAAACCATGTTCTAGTCTGAGACTCTCATGAAAAAAGAGCCTAGAAATCATATTGGTTATCATAGGAgaaatttaaatcaaattatCTTTTTGAACAAGGATTTATTACAGTTCCTATCTGTAAAAACTATTTAAAGACAATACTAAGCCTTTTCACTCCACCcttcagcaaaaaaataattaatgagtTTGGTGACTTCATACAAGTCTTTTCAGAGTGATGGCAAAGCTCATCTCTTAAAtcattctcaaaaaaaaaagattaaaaatcaACCCAGGAACATCCACTGACCTCACACTCAGCCACAACTGCTGAGTAACTCCACAGGTATCATGAGCctcatttaaaaatagagaTGACCAAAAATGCCTGAAGCAAGTTTCAAgcctctctgcttctcctgtCTGGCACAGACTTACACTGGATGCATCCaactgatgcctcaggtttagcttttctatttttcagattctgtgctgctttagtatGTGGGTCTGAGCTCCATATTATGGGATAgtgacaaaacaattcctgctccagctgggcaccaaggacaaatgatccaaatctcaggcccaagagcacaaatactgtgggctggagagagaaaaacaagcagggtgggactacctgggctaaagctggaatgggacaatgtAAAGATgtaaatggagcagaactgatcaaaggGAGTAATCCTAGGAGCactcgtgcattttggggccattttggttcatcctGGGTtcatttgggatattttggttcatcttgggttcattttggttcatcttgggtgcaggcctggctgggctcttgtgctgcccagggtgCATCCACtgaggagatccttttaataaatccctactttattctttaactctgtctggTCTCTGTCCTAGggcagccttcacaaggcactAACCTCCTGACTCTGCATCTCCTCAGGGGAGCAATCAGGGAATCCTCAGGCTGGACTGGCAATCCTCCTGCCTCCTACAGGGGACACCAAGGTGTTCTAGTGACACCAAGAGTGACAGTCTCACTTGGCTGTGAGAGCcaagcctggcaggggctggggctcctggggctgccccagatGGGTTTGGGTGCCCCAGATGGTCCAGCTGggctcagtggtgcccagcacacacaccGTACCCACCCCTGTCATCCACGATGAGCTTGTCCATGCCGCGCGGGCCCAGCGTGGTGCGCACGGCCTCGGCGATCACCTGGCAGGCATTGATGTTGCTGACCAGCTGTGGGATGCCCTGCGAGGTGTCCGTGCCCTCCTTCAGCAGGATAACCGGTGTTGGCTGCAGGGggagcacagcaaagctgttAGCCTGAGCCCAGGGACCCACAGAGGACTCCTGACAGCCCACAAGACAGGAGAGTGCAGGAACAAGGCCAAAAATACAGCCTCAGTGTAATTCCTCTGCCCCACACCACCCTGCTGCTTTccactgctcccacagcactgggaattCACACAACTGCTCCATCACAGCACTGGGAATCCACAACTGCTCCACCACAGGCTCAGGGACTGTCCCAAAAACAACGGGGGTTCTTTGGGGCAGAACCACTGAGGCTGTGGCCTGGAGGAGACAGAGCGTGCAGGAACTACAGAGACACTGAGAAACCAAACAAATCTGGGCGGTGGAAGcaacagagcagctgtggctgcccctgcatccctggcagtgcccaaggccagattggacattggggctggagcagcctggacagtgggaggtgtccttgccacggcaggggtggcacttgatgggatttaaggtcccttccaacccaaacgaTCCCATGAGTGCTGCACCCATCtcacaggcagagctcaggcaAAGCCCAAACACTGCCCAAATTTGGGATTCACTGGCACAGAACAGCTGCCgggaggcacagagcagaaatgAACTGTGCTTGGTGCACTGAGGGGCACAGGCACAAGAAAAGGAGCTACTGCAGAGGGTTCAGTGATGGGCACAAAGAACATCCTTGGGATCTGCAGCATCCCTCCTaggaggagctgggcctgcTTAGGCTGCAGAAGGGAAGGCTGAGAGGGATCCCATCAACCCATAGACATCTCTCCGAGGCAGTGCCAAGAGGTTGGTGCCAGACTCTTTTTGGTGATGCCCAATATCAGGACATAAATTAAAACACAGGAAGCTCCACCTCAACACGAGGAAGAACTTCTtgccatggggacagagccctaggacagctgcacagggagggcCTGGAGTGTCGCCCTCAGagacatcccaaacccacctaGAGACATTCCTGtgccacctgctccaggtgaccctgcctgggcagggggtAGAGCTGAGTGATATCCAGCCCTGACTATCCTGCGATCCCTGAAACCCAGAAAGATTCTGTGGAAGCAAACGCACAGCTTTCCTccacacccagcagagcaggaaccccagggaaaaggacccGTTTGTCCCCGGGGAAACCAGGCTGGACACACCTCCCGCATCACCGCGGGGCTGGAGCCGGagggggctgcgggggcaggaCCGGGCCGGGGGGAGGCTCCGGAGCGGGATGGAGCTCGGGGCTGCCCGCTCCCGTCCCTGCAGCCAGCGCAGCCCGGCTCCGGCTCCAGCGGGCGCGGCACTGCCCGGGTACCGCCAGGCCTGCGCGCCGGGGCGGCTCCATCcgcgcggcccggcccgccgcggccccgccacAGGCGCTCCCTGGGGCCCGGCGGGAGCGCCCCGGCCCGGGCAGAGCGGCGGGACGCAGGGACAGCGGCGGATGGCGGCGGATGGCGCGGATCACTCACCATCATCGCGGCGGCTGCTCGCTCCCGGCCCCCCACAATGCACCGCGCACGCCCAGAACCTTCccgggggcgggccgggggagGGATCACAATGtggcagggaaggaagagggTGCGCAGCGTGCGGATATGGAAAGGATCACTATTTGGCAGCGAGCGCCGCGGTGACAGCGAGCTGCCCGCGCCGGCTCGCGCGTGATTGATGGCGGCGCAGACCAATAGGAAGGAGCGCGGTAAGCTCCTCCGCCAATGGGGAGCTCGAGGCGGGCCGGTGGGCGGGGCGTGGCGCAGCcatgctgctctggctctggctctggctctgcgTCTGCTGCTGGCCGGCCCGCGGTGAGTGAGGGACGGAGGGAGGCACGGAGCGGGGACAGCGCCCGGGTCGGGCTGCCACCACCCGCACCCGGACCGCGCACACACTCCGGGCATCCCGGCCCGGCCGCCTCCCCGCTCGGCGCACCGCGATCCCGGTGGATTTCCCTTCCCggcagcccggccccgctgcggTTCATCTCCCGTGTCTGTATCCCGGTgtatttcccctcccctgtccGTATCCCGATGTATTTCCCCTCTCGTGTCTGTATCCCGGTCTATTTCCCCTCCCGTGCCTGTATCCCGGTGTATTTTCCCTCCcggcagcccagccccattGCGGTTCCTCTCCTGTACCCGTTTCGTAGTACGGGGACATGTCCCCTCGCTATGCCCCCACACCATCGCATTTCTCCTCCCACATCCCAATCTGGGTGCATTTCACCTCCTACATCCCAATCCAGATGCATTTCcccccctgcatcccctgcagcctgctgcagtTCCCTCGGTGCAGCTCGACCTGGTTGCATTTCCCCTCCTGCACCCCAATCCGGATGCATTTCCTCTCGCTGGGGTCTGAGCCCCTTGCATTTCCCCTCTGATCCAGGTACATTTCCCATCACTGCACCCCAGCTCCGTTGCATTTCCTGCTGCATCCTAATCCAAGTGCATTTTCTCTCCCATTTGTCATCCTGGTGGGTTTCCCCTGTGTTCCCCTCGGTCTGGGTGCCTAtcacccctgtcccctccatggtccagcagcattttcccctTGAGCACCCCAGTCCCTGTGCTTTTCTCACCCCCATCCCCTCTTACCCCCTGGGAACTGCCCCATCTGCCCTtggaacaccccaaaacctttgggccattttgggtcCTGGCCCAGCCGGGATTTGGCATTGCTGGAGGGCCTGTTCTCTCCCCCATGGTTCAGGAGTGACAACTGACAAAAGTCAGAgacttttccccttttttcagGGGTTTTGCCTCTAGTTTCCCTTGCCTCAGCTCTgtccttccccccccccaggatTACGCGTCCATGAGTATTTGTACTTCCAAGTGCTGAGCCCCGGGGACATCCGCTACATCTTCACTGCCACCCCAGCCAAGGATTTCGGTGGTGTGTTTGTAAGTATTAAAAACTGAATTTGCCATTTTGGGTCCCTCCATCCCAATACTGCTCCTGGGTGGGACTCagtgatttggggttttgattAAAATGGAGCTCATTGCTCTTCTACAAGCATCCCTCAGCAGGGTTCCAGAAGCAGGGATTGGCCCCAGGGATGGCTCTGAGTGTCTCTGAATGTGGGAGCCCAGaatccccccagagcagcccccagagggatgagcagggtgtgggacagcccaggtgggcagggtggggagggggagcagctCCATGCCCCAGCTCACCCCTCCTGTCTCCTCGGAGAACACAAGGTACGACCAGATCCACCTGGTGCCCGCGGATCCTCCGGAGGCCTGTGGAGAGCTCAACAATGGCGTCTTCATCCAGGACCAGATCGCCTTGGTGGAGAGGGGGTAGGTCTGGCATCAGGACACCGGCTgggggaccctgctgggcaggaggggagccCTGGCCACATCTCCCCATCACCTGCAGATTCATCCTGTGGCTTCCCCCACTTAGAGAAACCAGGAAAATGCGAGGGTGTACCTGCCCTGGAGAATTGCATCTTGTGGTTTTTAGCCTGTGACAAGGTAGAAAAAAATGCTGTCTGGGTTCAGATTGAAAAAGAGTGGGTTTAGATTAGACAGTGGCAAAGAACTCTTCTCTGTGATAGGTTGCCCAAAGACATTTTGGATGCCTCatatccctggaggtgtccaaggccaggttggacactggggcttggagtagcctgggacagtggaaggtgttcctgccatggcaggggtggaactggatgagctttaagatctcttccaacacaaaccattccatgattttatttcatgttttttttaGGAATGTGGGTGGCTTGTGCTTAAAATACAGACTCAAAGGAGCAGGGTTTTGTCGCAGACATcattttgtgaaaatcctttcttaggatttttcctgctgaagctgagaagaatcagcaacaaaatgtaaacaatgattatctgctgctgtggaatgcaacaggtccatctgtgattggcccatcttggatgtttataattaatggccaatcaaggaccAAGCTAtctcagacagagtccgagagagctgccttttgttatcattcttttcttttctattcttagctagcttctgagaggaaacctttccttctatttctttttagtatagttataatgtaatatatatcatgaaataataaatcaagccttctgaacatggagtcaacattctcgtctcttgCCTCATCCAGAaaccctgtgaacactgtcacagggtTTGGAGGAGGTGTGGAATCAGGGAGACAATCCCTAGTTTGGCTGTCTCCAGGCCAGCTCTGGCATGTGCAGGCTCTGGAGCCACCCGTGGCCACCCCAGGTTGGTGACACCGTggtccctctgtgccacagggGCTGCTCGTTCCTGTCCAAGACACGAGTGATCCAGGAGCACGGTGGGCGGGCCGTCATCATCGCCGACAACGCCTACGACAATGACAGCTTCTACATCGAGATGATCCAGGACAGCTCCCGGCGCACGGCCGACATCCCCGCGCTcttcctgctgggcagggacgGGTACGTGACAGGGTGGGACAGCTctctctgctgggcagggacaggtaCATGCCGGGTTGGGACAGGTTCCGGGTGTGTGACAGGGTGGgacagctctccctgctgggcagggacgGGTACATGCTGGGCTGCCTTCCCGGGATGGGAAAGCTCACCAACAGCCGAGTGACAGCCTTGTCCCTCACAGCAAGGAGCTTCAGTTCTGTTAATTTAGGGTGCtcaaggggaaggggaaaacgCAGCTGGACCATGGAGGGGAGAAGGGGTGATAGGCACCCAGACC belongs to Zonotrichia leucophrys gambelii isolate GWCS_2022_RI chromosome 4, RI_Zleu_2.0, whole genome shotgun sequence and includes:
- the PRADC1 gene encoding protease-associated domain-containing protein 1, with protein sequence MLLWLWLWLCVCCWPARGLRVHEYLYFQVLSPGDIRYIFTATPAKDFGGVFNTRYDQIHLVPADPPEACGELNNGVFIQDQIALVERGGCSFLSKTRVIQEHGGRAVIIADNAYDNDSFYIEMIQDSSRRTADIPALFLLGRDGYMIRRSLEQHGLPWAVISIPVNVTSIPTYEMMQPPWTFW